The Actinomycetota bacterium genome includes a window with the following:
- a CDS encoding radical SAM protein: MSDAASFNTLNLSCDEDPWWVAYRLDLVKPDVVGFSVTCFNADVAYEAAKLFKAAHPEVKIVVGGPEVGPIAEEVLRSHPYIDCVVRGEGEQSFADLLSAFLVDSDIDSIPGLTSLVGGCIVSGPSRTVIEDLDSIPSPLLAGVLTPVDGLTFIETYRGCPNRCAWCYEGKGSQRIRRFSKRRIAAEIDALASAPGVTSFSFIDPVFNLSDDHLEHLAALLEPHAAAGLRLHTIEVDLQRIEQHHARLLSLAGVVSVEGGPQTIGPRSLAACNRRFDPKRFAAGVEACRSHGIRVQCDLIIGLPGDTFEQILDNFEYVLSLDPGRLQVSTLHVLPGTELWERSKDLGIQFDRHPPHVVISNRDMDFGQIRQAEAFGLALTQAYKAVL; this comes from the coding sequence TTGAGTGATGCAGCGAGTTTCAACACCCTGAATTTGTCGTGCGACGAGGACCCATGGTGGGTTGCCTATCGTCTCGATCTTGTGAAGCCCGATGTCGTCGGATTCTCTGTAACATGTTTCAATGCGGACGTTGCTTACGAAGCGGCCAAGCTCTTCAAAGCGGCACATCCCGAAGTGAAGATCGTTGTCGGCGGCCCCGAAGTCGGCCCAATCGCCGAAGAGGTCCTTCGTTCGCACCCTTACATTGATTGCGTCGTCAGGGGGGAGGGGGAGCAGAGCTTCGCAGACCTGCTGTCGGCATTTCTTGTTGACAGCGACATCGACAGCATTCCGGGGCTCACCTCACTTGTCGGCGGATGTATCGTCTCAGGCCCCAGTCGTACTGTGATTGAGGACTTGGACTCCATCCCGTCCCCGTTGCTTGCAGGGGTGCTGACACCGGTCGATGGCCTTACGTTCATTGAGACCTATCGCGGGTGTCCCAATCGATGTGCCTGGTGCTACGAGGGGAAGGGAAGCCAGCGCATCAGGCGCTTCTCTAAGCGGCGTATCGCCGCCGAAATCGACGCGCTAGCCTCTGCGCCGGGTGTCACCTCTTTTTCCTTCATCGACCCGGTTTTCAACCTGAGCGACGATCACCTTGAGCATCTGGCGGCGCTCCTTGAGCCCCATGCCGCTGCTGGTCTGCGACTACATACCATCGAGGTCGACCTCCAACGCATCGAGCAACACCATGCCAGATTGCTTTCGCTTGCAGGGGTCGTGAGTGTGGAAGGCGGACCTCAGACAATCGGCCCTCGATCATTGGCTGCGTGCAATCGAAGGTTTGACCCGAAGCGTTTCGCGGCCGGCGTTGAGGCATGTCGATCGCACGGGATCAGGGTGCAATGCGACCTCATAATCGGTCTACCAGGCGACACATTCGAGCAGATCCTGGACAACTTCGAGTATGTACTCTCTCTCGATCCGGGAAGATTGCAGGTCTCGACGTTGCATGTGCTGCCCGGCACCGAACTTTGGGAACGATCGAAAGATCTCGGGATCCAATTCGATAGACATCCGCCGCACGTAGTCATCAGCAACCGCGATATGGATTTCGGACAGATCAGACAAGCAGAGGCGTTCGGATTGGCACTGACGCAAGCTTACAAGGCAGTGCTCTGA